A window from Argopecten irradians isolate NY chromosome 3, Ai_NY, whole genome shotgun sequence encodes these proteins:
- the LOC138317601 gene encoding beta-1,3-galactosyltransferase brn-like has translation MHINRLKRGLQIVLLLSFIFVLNEILYLYSSNFTQDVRVTKQRSYTTAHTAAHEGLKTIGSVKTESRKPKEKSIKPINHNAITYKAMKAAETNNYKGLNRKTPKKHKGIPFKEFRYPLEVDLPKLVDAILGNGTVDVQPINVYPFSFLESMEEICGSSQKIFLLFLIKSAPGNSQRRRVIRETWANRTYFNSHIIRHVFLLAKTKNTSIYDNNILEKRQNHDIVEMSFIDAYYNNTYKTMGGINWCVKYCSTAKFVMLVDDDMYVATDYLLDYLQGLPDSRTLFMGRKWQDVPQRGIRQKWYMSYEEYPYDKYPPFLSAGAIIMSMDFVHRLQIGIQYTKRFKFDDVFLAIVAHKLRVQPEHHAGIRIFSISYTNEEFKNVLVAHGFGNSRELRMAWDMHIGKNNGSLS, from the coding sequence ATGCACATTAACCGACTAAAGCGTGGTTTACAAATTGTGTTGCTgctatcatttatttttgttttaaatgaaattttgtatctATACAGCAGTAACTTTACACAAGATGTTCGTGTAACTAAGCAACGATCTTACACTACAGCACACACCGCCGCACACGAAGGATTGAAAACAATTGGATCTGTAAAGACTGAGAGCAGGAAACCTAAGGAGAAGTCTATTAAGCCGATAAATCATAATGCTATTACATATAAGGCGATGAAAGCAGCAGAAACGAATAATTATAAGGGGTTAAATCGCAAAACGCCGAAAAAACATAAAGGAATTCCTTTCAAAGAGTTTCGATATCCACTGGAGGTCGACCTACCCAAATTAGTGGACGCCATTCTCGGGAATGGCACGGTAGATGTTCAACCCATAAACGTCTATCCTTTTTCATTCCTGGAGTCTATGGAGGAAATATGTGGCTCATCACAAAAGATATTCCTACTGTTTCTGATAAAATCAGCTCCAGGAAACTCGCAGAGAAGACGTGTTATAAGGGAGACTTGGGCTAATAGGACCTACTTCAACAGCCATATAATCAGGCACGTGTTTCTGCTAGCAAAAACAAAGAACACATCAATATATGACAATAATATATTGGAAAAACGACAGAATCACGATATCGTAGAGATGTCTTTTATCGATGCTTATTATAACAACACCTACAAGACAATGGGAGGGATTAACTGGTGCGTGAAATATTGTTCTACGGCTAAGTTTGTGATGTTGGTGGACGATGATATGTATGTGGCTACTGATTACTTGTTAGATTACCTACAAGGATTGCCAGATAGTAGGACACTCTTTATGGGTCGGAAATGGCAAGACGTCCCACAGCGAGGAATTAGACAGAAATGGTATATGTCTTACGAGGAGTATCCTTACGACAAATACCCACCATTCCTTAGTGCTGGTGCCATCATCATGTCAATGGACTTTGTACACCGACTCCAGATTGGGATTCAGTATACAAAACGGTTTAAGTTTGATGATGTCTTTCTGGCCATTGTTGCCCACAAACTTAGAGTTCAACCAGAGCATCATGCAGGGATCCgaattttttctatttcttataCAAATGAAGAGTTTAAAAATGTGTTAGTCGCACATGGGTTCGGGAATTCAAGAGAATTAAGAATGGCGTGGGATATGCACATAGGTAAAAATAATGGTAGTCTATCATAG